The following are encoded in a window of Falco biarmicus isolate bFalBia1 chromosome 8, bFalBia1.pri, whole genome shotgun sequence genomic DNA:
- the SLC23A1 gene encoding solute carrier family 23 member 1 isoform X4, with protein MGTCSGDLAQPQNRNLALAPAGPPHPPGKELPAAGRDPGVGTRPPRPEVDMLYRIEDVPPWYLCILLGFQHYLTCFSGTIAVPFLLAESLCVGKDQLTVSYLIGTIFTCVGITTLIQTTVGIRLPLFQASALAFLVPAKSILALEKWRCPPEEQIYGNWALPLNTSHIWQPRMREIQGAIVVSSLVEVVIGLLGLPGALLSYIGPLTVTPTVSLIGLSVFQAAGERAGSHWGIATLTIFLIVLFAQYLRHVTICLPGYRRGSGFILLRIQIFKMFPIILAIMVVWLLCYVLTCTGVFPSQPEAYGYKARTDARGEILSVAPWFRVPYPCQWGLPTVTSAAVLGMFSATLAGIIESIGDYYSCARLAGAPAPPVHAINRAAGNWQRLHLLQPQHRCPRHHEGTGAREGSWLGRGAWALSPTASLSMQVGSRRVIQYGAGIMLVLGTIGKFTALFASLPDPVLGGMFCTLFGMITAVGLSNLQFVDMNSSRNLFVLGFAMFFGLTLPNYLDSHPKAINTGVPELDQILTVLLTTEMFVGGIIAFVLDNTIPGTQEERGLVQWKAGAHSDSAGSASLKSYDFPFGMSAVRRSRWLKHVPICPVFTGFKARARGGSTVAAADAQDAADGLSVCTKV; from the exons AACAGGAACTTGGCTCtcgcccccgccgggcccccgcACCCCCCTGGGAAGGAGCTGCCTGCGGCGGGCAGG GACCCTGGGGTGGGCACCAGGCCCCCCCGGCCAGAGGTGGACATGCTCTACAGGATTGAGGACGTGCCCCCTTGGTACCTCTGCATCCTGCTCGGCTTCCAG CACTACCTGACCTGCTTCAGCGGCACCATCGCCGTCCCCTTCCTGCTGGCTGAGAGCCTGTGCGTGGGCAAGGACCAGCTCACCGTCAGCTACCTCATCGGCACCATCTTCACCTGCGTCGGCATCACCACCCTCATCCAGACCACCGTGGGCATCAG gctgccccTCTTCCAGGCGAGCGCGCTGGCCTTCCTTGTCCCTGCCAAGTCTATCCTGGCCCTGGAGAAGTGGCGATGCCCGCCTGAAG AGCAGATCTACGGCAACTGGGCACTGCCGCTCAACACCTCCCACATCTGGCAGCCCCGCATGCGAGAG ATCCAGGGGGCCATCGTGGTGTCCAGCCTGGTGGAGGTGGTCATCGGGCTGCTGGGGCTCCCTGGGGCGCTGCTCAGCTACATCGGGCCGCTGACCGTCACCCCCACCGTCTCCCTCATCGGGCTCTCCGTCTTCCAGGCAGCCGGCGAGAGGGCCGGCTCCCACTGGGGCATTGCCACACT GACCATCTTCCTGATCGTCCTGTTTGCCCAGTACCTGCGGCACGTCACCATCTGCCTGCCCGGCTACCGGCGGGGCAGCGGCTTCATCCTGCTCCGCATCCAGATCTTCAAGATGTTCCCA ATCATCCTGGCCATCATGGTGGTGTGGCTGCTCTGCTACGTGCTGACGTGCACCGGTGTATTCCCCAGCCAGCCCGAGGCGTATGGCTACAAGGCCAGGACAGACGCCCGGGGAGAGATCCTGTCTGTGGCACCCTGGTTTCGGGTCCCCTACCCCT GCCAGTGGGGTCTGCCTACGGTGACCTCGGCAGCCGTGCTGGGCATGTTCAGTGCCACGCTGGCGGGCATCATCGAGTCCATCGGGGACTACTACTCCTGCGCCCGGCTGGCGGGAGCCCCCGCGCCTCCCGTGCATGCCATTAACAG ggctgctgggaaCTGGCAACGGCtccacctcctccagccccaaCATCGGTGTCCTCGGCATCACGAAGGTACTGGGGCCAGGGAGGGGTCCTGGCTGGGCCGGGGGGCATGGGCGCTGTCACCCACTGCCAGTCTCTCCATGcaggtggggagcaggagggtgATACAGTACGGGGCTGGGATCATGCTCGTGTTGGGGACCATCGGCAAGTTCACGGCGCTGTTCGCATCCCTGCCTGACCCCGTCCTTGGAGGGATGTTCTGCACCTTATTCG GCATGATCACGGCCGTCGGCCTCTCCAACCTGCAGTTCGTCGACATGAATTCCTCCCGCAACCTCTTCGTGCTGGGCTTCGCTATGTTTTTTGGGCTGACGCTGCCAAACTACCTGGATTCCCACCCCAAGGCCATTAACACAG GTGTCCCCGAGCTGGACCAGATACTGACGGTGCTGCTAACGACGGAGATGTTCGTCGGGGGGATCATTGCCTTCGTCCTGGACAACACCATCCCGG GGACGCAGGAGGAGCGAGGGCTGGTGCAGTGGAAGGCGGGCGCGCACTCGGACAGCGCGGGGAGTGCCAGCCTGAAGAGCTACGACTTCCCCTTCGGGATGAGCGCGGTGAGGAGGAGCCGGTGGCTGAAGCACGTGCCCATCTGCCCAGTGTTCACTGGGTTTAAGGCCCGGGCGAGGGGCGGCAGCACCGTGGCAGCCGCGGATGCGCAGGACGCTGCAGATGGGCTCTCGGTGTGCACAAAGGTCTGA
- the SLC23A1 gene encoding solute carrier family 23 member 1 isoform X3, which produces METSQLGPLPIPEGAEGPVEQSVGTVWGVPPVPSPQGEPELSCAPTHQDPGVGTRPPRPEVDMLYRIEDVPPWYLCILLGFQHYLTCFSGTIAVPFLLAESLCVGKDQLTVSYLIGTIFTCVGITTLIQTTVGIRLPLFQASALAFLVPAKSILALEKWRCPPEEQIYGNWALPLNTSHIWQPRMREIQGAIVVSSLVEVVIGLLGLPGALLSYIGPLTVTPTVSLIGLSVFQAAGERAGSHWGIATLTIFLIVLFAQYLRHVTICLPGYRRGSGFILLRIQIFKMFPIILAIMVVWLLCYVLTCTGVFPSQPEAYGYKARTDARGEILSVAPWFRVPYPCQWGLPTVTSAAVLGMFSATLAGIIESIGDYYSCARLAGAPAPPVHAINRAAGNWQRLHLLQPQHRCPRHHEGTGAREGSWLGRGAWALSPTASLSMQVGSRRVIQYGAGIMLVLGTIGKFTALFASLPDPVLGGMFCTLFGMITAVGLSNLQFVDMNSSRNLFVLGFAMFFGLTLPNYLDSHPKAINTGVPELDQILTVLLTTEMFVGGIIAFVLDNTIPGTQEERGLVQWKAGAHSDSAGSASLKSYDFPFGMSAVRRSRWLKHVPICPVFTGFKARARGGSTVAAADAQDAADGLSVCTKV; this is translated from the exons ATGGAGACCAGCCAGCTGGgacccctccccatccctgagGGTGCAGAGGGTCCCGTGGAGCAGTCTGTGGGGACAGTGTGGGGTGtcccccctgtccccagcccccagggTGAGCCGGAGCTGAGCTGTGCCCCCACACACCAGGACCCTGGGGTGGGCACCAGGCCCCCCCGGCCAGAGGTGGACATGCTCTACAGGATTGAGGACGTGCCCCCTTGGTACCTCTGCATCCTGCTCGGCTTCCAG CACTACCTGACCTGCTTCAGCGGCACCATCGCCGTCCCCTTCCTGCTGGCTGAGAGCCTGTGCGTGGGCAAGGACCAGCTCACCGTCAGCTACCTCATCGGCACCATCTTCACCTGCGTCGGCATCACCACCCTCATCCAGACCACCGTGGGCATCAG gctgccccTCTTCCAGGCGAGCGCGCTGGCCTTCCTTGTCCCTGCCAAGTCTATCCTGGCCCTGGAGAAGTGGCGATGCCCGCCTGAAG AGCAGATCTACGGCAACTGGGCACTGCCGCTCAACACCTCCCACATCTGGCAGCCCCGCATGCGAGAG ATCCAGGGGGCCATCGTGGTGTCCAGCCTGGTGGAGGTGGTCATCGGGCTGCTGGGGCTCCCTGGGGCGCTGCTCAGCTACATCGGGCCGCTGACCGTCACCCCCACCGTCTCCCTCATCGGGCTCTCCGTCTTCCAGGCAGCCGGCGAGAGGGCCGGCTCCCACTGGGGCATTGCCACACT GACCATCTTCCTGATCGTCCTGTTTGCCCAGTACCTGCGGCACGTCACCATCTGCCTGCCCGGCTACCGGCGGGGCAGCGGCTTCATCCTGCTCCGCATCCAGATCTTCAAGATGTTCCCA ATCATCCTGGCCATCATGGTGGTGTGGCTGCTCTGCTACGTGCTGACGTGCACCGGTGTATTCCCCAGCCAGCCCGAGGCGTATGGCTACAAGGCCAGGACAGACGCCCGGGGAGAGATCCTGTCTGTGGCACCCTGGTTTCGGGTCCCCTACCCCT GCCAGTGGGGTCTGCCTACGGTGACCTCGGCAGCCGTGCTGGGCATGTTCAGTGCCACGCTGGCGGGCATCATCGAGTCCATCGGGGACTACTACTCCTGCGCCCGGCTGGCGGGAGCCCCCGCGCCTCCCGTGCATGCCATTAACAG ggctgctgggaaCTGGCAACGGCtccacctcctccagccccaaCATCGGTGTCCTCGGCATCACGAAGGTACTGGGGCCAGGGAGGGGTCCTGGCTGGGCCGGGGGGCATGGGCGCTGTCACCCACTGCCAGTCTCTCCATGcaggtggggagcaggagggtgATACAGTACGGGGCTGGGATCATGCTCGTGTTGGGGACCATCGGCAAGTTCACGGCGCTGTTCGCATCCCTGCCTGACCCCGTCCTTGGAGGGATGTTCTGCACCTTATTCG GCATGATCACGGCCGTCGGCCTCTCCAACCTGCAGTTCGTCGACATGAATTCCTCCCGCAACCTCTTCGTGCTGGGCTTCGCTATGTTTTTTGGGCTGACGCTGCCAAACTACCTGGATTCCCACCCCAAGGCCATTAACACAG GTGTCCCCGAGCTGGACCAGATACTGACGGTGCTGCTAACGACGGAGATGTTCGTCGGGGGGATCATTGCCTTCGTCCTGGACAACACCATCCCGG GGACGCAGGAGGAGCGAGGGCTGGTGCAGTGGAAGGCGGGCGCGCACTCGGACAGCGCGGGGAGTGCCAGCCTGAAGAGCTACGACTTCCCCTTCGGGATGAGCGCGGTGAGGAGGAGCCGGTGGCTGAAGCACGTGCCCATCTGCCCAGTGTTCACTGGGTTTAAGGCCCGGGCGAGGGGCGGCAGCACCGTGGCAGCCGCGGATGCGCAGGACGCTGCAGATGGGCTCTCGGTGTGCACAAAGGTCTGA
- the SLC23A1 gene encoding solute carrier family 23 member 1 isoform X2: MDDPSRGSSPVSQPAANGRPPACARATAPVATKVLPTAIKPPCSDIAAGATSPEDGDLLGRPGSAPGTWLSPPPGPRTPLGRSCLRRAGPQGEPELSCAPTHQDPGVGTRPPRPEVDMLYRIEDVPPWYLCILLGFQHYLTCFSGTIAVPFLLAESLCVGKDQLTVSYLIGTIFTCVGITTLIQTTVGIRLPLFQASALAFLVPAKSILALEKWRCPPEEQIYGNWALPLNTSHIWQPRMREIQGAIVVSSLVEVVIGLLGLPGALLSYIGPLTVTPTVSLIGLSVFQAAGERAGSHWGIATLTIFLIVLFAQYLRHVTICLPGYRRGSGFILLRIQIFKMFPIILAIMVVWLLCYVLTCTGVFPSQPEAYGYKARTDARGEILSVAPWFRVPYPCQWGLPTVTSAAVLGMFSATLAGIIESIGDYYSCARLAGAPAPPVHAINRGIFTEGISCIIAGLLGTGNGSTSSSPNIGVLGITKVGSRRVIQYGAGIMLVLGTIGKFTALFASLPDPVLGGMFCTLFGMITAVGLSNLQFVDMNSSRNLFVLGFAMFFGLTLPNYLDSHPKAINTGVPELDQILTVLLTTEMFVGGIIAFVLDNTIPGTQEERGLVQWKAGAHSDSAGSASLKSYDFPFGMSAVRRSRWLKHVPICPVFTGFKARARGGSTVAAADAQDAADGLSVCTKV, translated from the exons GAACTTGGCTCtcgcccccgccgggcccccgcACCCCCCTGGGAAGGAGCTGCCTGCGGCGGGCAGG cccccagggTGAGCCGGAGCTGAGCTGTGCCCCCACACACCAGGACCCTGGGGTGGGCACCAGGCCCCCCCGGCCAGAGGTGGACATGCTCTACAGGATTGAGGACGTGCCCCCTTGGTACCTCTGCATCCTGCTCGGCTTCCAG CACTACCTGACCTGCTTCAGCGGCACCATCGCCGTCCCCTTCCTGCTGGCTGAGAGCCTGTGCGTGGGCAAGGACCAGCTCACCGTCAGCTACCTCATCGGCACCATCTTCACCTGCGTCGGCATCACCACCCTCATCCAGACCACCGTGGGCATCAG gctgccccTCTTCCAGGCGAGCGCGCTGGCCTTCCTTGTCCCTGCCAAGTCTATCCTGGCCCTGGAGAAGTGGCGATGCCCGCCTGAAG AGCAGATCTACGGCAACTGGGCACTGCCGCTCAACACCTCCCACATCTGGCAGCCCCGCATGCGAGAG ATCCAGGGGGCCATCGTGGTGTCCAGCCTGGTGGAGGTGGTCATCGGGCTGCTGGGGCTCCCTGGGGCGCTGCTCAGCTACATCGGGCCGCTGACCGTCACCCCCACCGTCTCCCTCATCGGGCTCTCCGTCTTCCAGGCAGCCGGCGAGAGGGCCGGCTCCCACTGGGGCATTGCCACACT GACCATCTTCCTGATCGTCCTGTTTGCCCAGTACCTGCGGCACGTCACCATCTGCCTGCCCGGCTACCGGCGGGGCAGCGGCTTCATCCTGCTCCGCATCCAGATCTTCAAGATGTTCCCA ATCATCCTGGCCATCATGGTGGTGTGGCTGCTCTGCTACGTGCTGACGTGCACCGGTGTATTCCCCAGCCAGCCCGAGGCGTATGGCTACAAGGCCAGGACAGACGCCCGGGGAGAGATCCTGTCTGTGGCACCCTGGTTTCGGGTCCCCTACCCCT GCCAGTGGGGTCTGCCTACGGTGACCTCGGCAGCCGTGCTGGGCATGTTCAGTGCCACGCTGGCGGGCATCATCGAGTCCATCGGGGACTACTACTCCTGCGCCCGGCTGGCGGGAGCCCCCGCGCCTCCCGTGCATGCCATTAACAG GGGCATTTTCACCGAGGGCATCTCCTGCATCattgcagggctgctgggaaCTGGCAACGGCtccacctcctccagccccaaCATCGGTGTCCTCGGCATCACGAAG gtggggagcaggagggtgATACAGTACGGGGCTGGGATCATGCTCGTGTTGGGGACCATCGGCAAGTTCACGGCGCTGTTCGCATCCCTGCCTGACCCCGTCCTTGGAGGGATGTTCTGCACCTTATTCG GCATGATCACGGCCGTCGGCCTCTCCAACCTGCAGTTCGTCGACATGAATTCCTCCCGCAACCTCTTCGTGCTGGGCTTCGCTATGTTTTTTGGGCTGACGCTGCCAAACTACCTGGATTCCCACCCCAAGGCCATTAACACAG GTGTCCCCGAGCTGGACCAGATACTGACGGTGCTGCTAACGACGGAGATGTTCGTCGGGGGGATCATTGCCTTCGTCCTGGACAACACCATCCCGG GGACGCAGGAGGAGCGAGGGCTGGTGCAGTGGAAGGCGGGCGCGCACTCGGACAGCGCGGGGAGTGCCAGCCTGAAGAGCTACGACTTCCCCTTCGGGATGAGCGCGGTGAGGAGGAGCCGGTGGCTGAAGCACGTGCCCATCTGCCCAGTGTTCACTGGGTTTAAGGCCCGGGCGAGGGGCGGCAGCACCGTGGCAGCCGCGGATGCGCAGGACGCTGCAGATGGGCTCTCGGTGTGCACAAAGGTCTGA
- the SLC23A1 gene encoding solute carrier family 23 member 1 isoform X1, producing the protein MDDPSRGSSPVSQPAANGRPPACARATAPVATKVLPTAIKPPCSDIAAGATSPEDGDLLGRPGSAPGTWLSPPPGPRTPLGRSCLRRAGPQGEPELSCAPTHQDPGVGTRPPRPEVDMLYRIEDVPPWYLCILLGFQHYLTCFSGTIAVPFLLAESLCVGKDQLTVSYLIGTIFTCVGITTLIQTTVGIRLPLFQASALAFLVPAKSILALEKWRCPPEEQIYGNWALPLNTSHIWQPRMREIQGAIVVSSLVEVVIGLLGLPGALLSYIGPLTVTPTVSLIGLSVFQAAGERAGSHWGIATLTIFLIVLFAQYLRHVTICLPGYRRGSGFILLRIQIFKMFPIILAIMVVWLLCYVLTCTGVFPSQPEAYGYKARTDARGEILSVAPWFRVPYPCQWGLPTVTSAAVLGMFSATLAGIIESIGDYYSCARLAGAPAPPVHAINRAAGNWQRLHLLQPQHRCPRHHEGTGAREGSWLGRGAWALSPTASLSMQVGSRRVIQYGAGIMLVLGTIGKFTALFASLPDPVLGGMFCTLFGMITAVGLSNLQFVDMNSSRNLFVLGFAMFFGLTLPNYLDSHPKAINTGVPELDQILTVLLTTEMFVGGIIAFVLDNTIPGTQEERGLVQWKAGAHSDSAGSASLKSYDFPFGMSAVRRSRWLKHVPICPVFTGFKARARGGSTVAAADAQDAADGLSVCTKV; encoded by the exons GAACTTGGCTCtcgcccccgccgggcccccgcACCCCCCTGGGAAGGAGCTGCCTGCGGCGGGCAGG cccccagggTGAGCCGGAGCTGAGCTGTGCCCCCACACACCAGGACCCTGGGGTGGGCACCAGGCCCCCCCGGCCAGAGGTGGACATGCTCTACAGGATTGAGGACGTGCCCCCTTGGTACCTCTGCATCCTGCTCGGCTTCCAG CACTACCTGACCTGCTTCAGCGGCACCATCGCCGTCCCCTTCCTGCTGGCTGAGAGCCTGTGCGTGGGCAAGGACCAGCTCACCGTCAGCTACCTCATCGGCACCATCTTCACCTGCGTCGGCATCACCACCCTCATCCAGACCACCGTGGGCATCAG gctgccccTCTTCCAGGCGAGCGCGCTGGCCTTCCTTGTCCCTGCCAAGTCTATCCTGGCCCTGGAGAAGTGGCGATGCCCGCCTGAAG AGCAGATCTACGGCAACTGGGCACTGCCGCTCAACACCTCCCACATCTGGCAGCCCCGCATGCGAGAG ATCCAGGGGGCCATCGTGGTGTCCAGCCTGGTGGAGGTGGTCATCGGGCTGCTGGGGCTCCCTGGGGCGCTGCTCAGCTACATCGGGCCGCTGACCGTCACCCCCACCGTCTCCCTCATCGGGCTCTCCGTCTTCCAGGCAGCCGGCGAGAGGGCCGGCTCCCACTGGGGCATTGCCACACT GACCATCTTCCTGATCGTCCTGTTTGCCCAGTACCTGCGGCACGTCACCATCTGCCTGCCCGGCTACCGGCGGGGCAGCGGCTTCATCCTGCTCCGCATCCAGATCTTCAAGATGTTCCCA ATCATCCTGGCCATCATGGTGGTGTGGCTGCTCTGCTACGTGCTGACGTGCACCGGTGTATTCCCCAGCCAGCCCGAGGCGTATGGCTACAAGGCCAGGACAGACGCCCGGGGAGAGATCCTGTCTGTGGCACCCTGGTTTCGGGTCCCCTACCCCT GCCAGTGGGGTCTGCCTACGGTGACCTCGGCAGCCGTGCTGGGCATGTTCAGTGCCACGCTGGCGGGCATCATCGAGTCCATCGGGGACTACTACTCCTGCGCCCGGCTGGCGGGAGCCCCCGCGCCTCCCGTGCATGCCATTAACAG ggctgctgggaaCTGGCAACGGCtccacctcctccagccccaaCATCGGTGTCCTCGGCATCACGAAGGTACTGGGGCCAGGGAGGGGTCCTGGCTGGGCCGGGGGGCATGGGCGCTGTCACCCACTGCCAGTCTCTCCATGcaggtggggagcaggagggtgATACAGTACGGGGCTGGGATCATGCTCGTGTTGGGGACCATCGGCAAGTTCACGGCGCTGTTCGCATCCCTGCCTGACCCCGTCCTTGGAGGGATGTTCTGCACCTTATTCG GCATGATCACGGCCGTCGGCCTCTCCAACCTGCAGTTCGTCGACATGAATTCCTCCCGCAACCTCTTCGTGCTGGGCTTCGCTATGTTTTTTGGGCTGACGCTGCCAAACTACCTGGATTCCCACCCCAAGGCCATTAACACAG GTGTCCCCGAGCTGGACCAGATACTGACGGTGCTGCTAACGACGGAGATGTTCGTCGGGGGGATCATTGCCTTCGTCCTGGACAACACCATCCCGG GGACGCAGGAGGAGCGAGGGCTGGTGCAGTGGAAGGCGGGCGCGCACTCGGACAGCGCGGGGAGTGCCAGCCTGAAGAGCTACGACTTCCCCTTCGGGATGAGCGCGGTGAGGAGGAGCCGGTGGCTGAAGCACGTGCCCATCTGCCCAGTGTTCACTGGGTTTAAGGCCCGGGCGAGGGGCGGCAGCACCGTGGCAGCCGCGGATGCGCAGGACGCTGCAGATGGGCTCTCGGTGTGCACAAAGGTCTGA
- the SLC23A1 gene encoding solute carrier family 23 member 1 isoform X6 produces MLYRIEDVPPWYLCILLGFQHYLTCFSGTIAVPFLLAESLCVGKDQLTVSYLIGTIFTCVGITTLIQTTVGIRLPLFQASALAFLVPAKSILALEKWRCPPEEQIYGNWALPLNTSHIWQPRMREIQGAIVVSSLVEVVIGLLGLPGALLSYIGPLTVTPTVSLIGLSVFQAAGERAGSHWGIATLTIFLIVLFAQYLRHVTICLPGYRRGSGFILLRIQIFKMFPIILAIMVVWLLCYVLTCTGVFPSQPEAYGYKARTDARGEILSVAPWFRVPYPCQWGLPTVTSAAVLGMFSATLAGIIESIGDYYSCARLAGAPAPPVHAINRAAGNWQRLHLLQPQHRCPRHHEGTGAREGSWLGRGAWALSPTASLSMQVGSRRVIQYGAGIMLVLGTIGKFTALFASLPDPVLGGMFCTLFGMITAVGLSNLQFVDMNSSRNLFVLGFAMFFGLTLPNYLDSHPKAINTGVPELDQILTVLLTTEMFVGGIIAFVLDNTIPGTQEERGLVQWKAGAHSDSAGSASLKSYDFPFGMSAVRRSRWLKHVPICPVFTGFKARARGGSTVAAADAQDAADGLSVCTKV; encoded by the exons ATGCTCTACAGGATTGAGGACGTGCCCCCTTGGTACCTCTGCATCCTGCTCGGCTTCCAG CACTACCTGACCTGCTTCAGCGGCACCATCGCCGTCCCCTTCCTGCTGGCTGAGAGCCTGTGCGTGGGCAAGGACCAGCTCACCGTCAGCTACCTCATCGGCACCATCTTCACCTGCGTCGGCATCACCACCCTCATCCAGACCACCGTGGGCATCAG gctgccccTCTTCCAGGCGAGCGCGCTGGCCTTCCTTGTCCCTGCCAAGTCTATCCTGGCCCTGGAGAAGTGGCGATGCCCGCCTGAAG AGCAGATCTACGGCAACTGGGCACTGCCGCTCAACACCTCCCACATCTGGCAGCCCCGCATGCGAGAG ATCCAGGGGGCCATCGTGGTGTCCAGCCTGGTGGAGGTGGTCATCGGGCTGCTGGGGCTCCCTGGGGCGCTGCTCAGCTACATCGGGCCGCTGACCGTCACCCCCACCGTCTCCCTCATCGGGCTCTCCGTCTTCCAGGCAGCCGGCGAGAGGGCCGGCTCCCACTGGGGCATTGCCACACT GACCATCTTCCTGATCGTCCTGTTTGCCCAGTACCTGCGGCACGTCACCATCTGCCTGCCCGGCTACCGGCGGGGCAGCGGCTTCATCCTGCTCCGCATCCAGATCTTCAAGATGTTCCCA ATCATCCTGGCCATCATGGTGGTGTGGCTGCTCTGCTACGTGCTGACGTGCACCGGTGTATTCCCCAGCCAGCCCGAGGCGTATGGCTACAAGGCCAGGACAGACGCCCGGGGAGAGATCCTGTCTGTGGCACCCTGGTTTCGGGTCCCCTACCCCT GCCAGTGGGGTCTGCCTACGGTGACCTCGGCAGCCGTGCTGGGCATGTTCAGTGCCACGCTGGCGGGCATCATCGAGTCCATCGGGGACTACTACTCCTGCGCCCGGCTGGCGGGAGCCCCCGCGCCTCCCGTGCATGCCATTAACAG ggctgctgggaaCTGGCAACGGCtccacctcctccagccccaaCATCGGTGTCCTCGGCATCACGAAGGTACTGGGGCCAGGGAGGGGTCCTGGCTGGGCCGGGGGGCATGGGCGCTGTCACCCACTGCCAGTCTCTCCATGcaggtggggagcaggagggtgATACAGTACGGGGCTGGGATCATGCTCGTGTTGGGGACCATCGGCAAGTTCACGGCGCTGTTCGCATCCCTGCCTGACCCCGTCCTTGGAGGGATGTTCTGCACCTTATTCG GCATGATCACGGCCGTCGGCCTCTCCAACCTGCAGTTCGTCGACATGAATTCCTCCCGCAACCTCTTCGTGCTGGGCTTCGCTATGTTTTTTGGGCTGACGCTGCCAAACTACCTGGATTCCCACCCCAAGGCCATTAACACAG GTGTCCCCGAGCTGGACCAGATACTGACGGTGCTGCTAACGACGGAGATGTTCGTCGGGGGGATCATTGCCTTCGTCCTGGACAACACCATCCCGG GGACGCAGGAGGAGCGAGGGCTGGTGCAGTGGAAGGCGGGCGCGCACTCGGACAGCGCGGGGAGTGCCAGCCTGAAGAGCTACGACTTCCCCTTCGGGATGAGCGCGGTGAGGAGGAGCCGGTGGCTGAAGCACGTGCCCATCTGCCCAGTGTTCACTGGGTTTAAGGCCCGGGCGAGGGGCGGCAGCACCGTGGCAGCCGCGGATGCGCAGGACGCTGCAGATGGGCTCTCGGTGTGCACAAAGGTCTGA